In the genome of Harmonia axyridis chromosome 4, icHarAxyr1.1, whole genome shotgun sequence, the window AGTTATTAATGATAAAAGTTAATGATGTAAGACAAACTTTGGCTGAAGTATGAAGGCTATCTATTGTACctgtaaaacaaattttgtttttagatGTATCACATGTTACCCTGTCTTGTTGATGAAATCAGCACCTatgactgaaataaaaaaatacttgtAAATGCTGGTGTgaataaattttattgcattgcGACATACCTCGATGAATTGGCAGTACCTAGATAGTTCTTTGATCCCTATGAAAgaatagaccaataattcgttTCTCTGATATAACATTACTTTTCGATAAGTAGTTCTTATATGTTGAAACATTCTGGTCGTCCTATGCTGCAAAATCTGTAGAGATTTCTTTGGGTATGGCCGTTTGTTCTTATCGTGGTTAAAGTTTTGTTCTTTGTGGCTTTACTCCTTATGGAACATAGCTCCTTCAATCGCTCTTGAAAAGATTATTCGGCTTATTTTCAACCTCGTTTTTGAGAAACCTTTTTTCGTAAAAAAGTGAATAATGATTTTCTCTTTATTTGTAGCATATAACATTATGATGAAATACataattatattaaatttcTCTTCATATTAGATCTTTGAAATTCCATTTTCCTTGGTATCAAGGAATTATATTCTTCAACATTCTTCCTGGTATATTGATTGCTTTTTAAGTacagaatattcaaaaaagaaataggAAATGtacttataaaaaaatgtttctataaTAAAAAAGTTATCTTAATATCTTGATAGCATAACTAATAGCTCAGATTGGTagatatgttcttttttttgttaacTAGCATTTGTTTTGTAAACGGAATTCTTATTCTGCTATCATTCCTTCGCATATGCTTGGATCCGATATGTCTACCAAATTTGATTGATACCAGACTCGACCAATACAATTATATTTGCCACCAGAAATCAATAATGGTAATGTTATATTATGATGGGGAAGATCTCTGAGCAGTACCTATGTTCAATAACATAAAGTTTGTATCTGCATTGGTGCCATTAAGTTTCTTACTCTATGTAAACTCTCACATTCCCTCGAGCAATTCATTGAATATCACTAAATGGATGTTATTCTTGGTTCCCAGATTATGGTTGATTAGGAATCAGGATTGagataatattttcagttgggTGTTTCACTGATATTTTGCCATAGTGgtgagtgaaatattttttagtggTTTAATTGCTAGTTGGTGTAACTAAGCCATGCACAATTATATATTATCGTGAGCATTTCAATGGAAATGTGTCTCATCCGAGAAAAAACGTTATTGAAGTTCGATAACCTCGACTAGCTTTTGAACTCGTAATTGCTGTATATTTTGGAGATCTCGAGACTTCCTAAATTAACGGGATCTTATCTGCATTAATATTGAAACAGTTGTCTCGAATTTATATACCTAATTTTAATTGTATCAATTGAAAACCTCGATTTGGGATCTGGACATTGTAATgacaacaaaattttctaaCAACTCTCACAGAATCACAAAGTGGCATTTTGGTTAGTGAagccttcttcttcttttttttttactctGCTTCCTCTTTCATCCTCTGAAGACTTTTGTACCATATTTTATGTGGGCTATCAGGAGGTTCTTTTAGTTGGGTTTTTGATCTTCAGCCCATTTTGCCAATCCATTTGGTCTCTCACTCTGCCAATCTGGTGCTCTTCCGTTTTGATCCCACTTCTTATCTGTTGCCTTAGTTTCGATCTCAGGatgtttatttctgtttttctgTTCAACCTTTTTATTTTCGCCGTTTCTGCATTCGTTTCTACAGCTTATGTTATTACAGCCCTATCTTATGTCTTTCATATTCCGACTTAACTGTCAGTGTTCATATAGTTGTTTCTCTAGACTAAGTCCATCAATTCTTGATGTTGTTTTATGTTATAGTTTCTCTAATCGAGTTTCTGGTTAGTTATTTTTTACGCCCAAATAAATATACTTTGAGCTTTGATGTATCGATTGGCCCTTTGCTGCCAATGAAtatgttttctatttttttttatataaatatctgcatattatatttctttgctttcatttgaaatttcataacaTCCTTTGCAAATCGTCGTTAATTTTCGCCAACAGTCGTCTGCATAACACAATAGTTTGAATTCTCTCCGCTCCATTCTGTATATTTCATCACTTTGACGCTTTATATGACCTTATCTCTAATTTGGTTGAATAAGGTATGGTTCATACTTTATGCTTGTCTCAAATTCTTCTTGGAATTTATGCAGTAAATCCTTTTTGTGTTATTGCCtttattttactgttttttttattttgtgacaATGGATGTATCTAATACATGTAATGTATGGCCTCCTTCGAAGTATTTCTTCGATAAGAGTTAGTCTTTCTGCTTTTTTCAGACCGACCATATATAAGAACAAGTGTTTCTTGAACTCGATTGACTTGTAAAGCATGTGAAAATTGCTTCTACAGTCGATTTATTCTTTCTGAAACCTTATTGTCCTTGTTATATGGGAGGCTATTTCCTCATTCCTACAAGTTTCTagtccaaagcatttttggcATTGGCTAGTGACGgccgaggcattccgtcaccatgTAATCTGGAGTTCTTTCCTCCTCCCcatagaatctgcactcgtcattttctgctagactcattctaaataataaatataaataaatgccctgtgaggaatccagtgaggaggtgtagtatatttttgcgaagatccagatacttcttagatctcgtattgtcaaaatttcgaagaaatattttggaatgatccaacccaggaagattctgccagagtatttctctttcaggtttttccttctcctgaatcTCTTTTTTGTGGGTATATTTGCCTACACCACAGATAGGTTCTGAGTCAATGATAGGAGTTTGTGCATCTTTTCTGACAAGTAGATTGGACTTTGCTTTCCCTTCGATTCCCGAGTGTTCGAGTCCCAGTCTAAAAAGACCttattattcttgcctatttcgttgAGTTTTTTTCGGCACTCctataccatcttagaatcgattaTAGGTGAGCTCAGAGCTCTGATTGCAACCTGACAATCAGAATGAATCGCTATATcaaatttctgatagtttcttgctagaCTAATTTCCACACAtatttctattgcaagtatctctgcccgAAAAACACTTGGAAATAGCGGCCTAACGATAATGTGCATTTGGTGCTAGTCCCGAATACTGCAGCGTCAGTACCCGTCGTGGTTTTAGAACTATCTGTCTACCATTtaattgtattttttccttgAGAACTGGAATTGTGGATAATTGTATGACATTAGTCCGGGAGGTGCTCTAATGGTTTCCAACCTTCGATAGGAGATGGaactagaagaagaagaagaagtccgGGAGGACCAGACTCTCTGATTCTGATTCTCTCACTACCGGTACCTTCTCTGGATAGTCTCAGAATAGCCTCATAGGCTACTCTATCTTCTATCACAAGATGTGTGAGATCTGTAATGATCTCCAATGCCCTAGTTAACACGGTTGCATAGcttcattaatagaaataaagGCGAGCATGTGTATTGTGTCAAGGGCTCTCCTCGTGCTGATTTGACTTGCTCTGGCATGCCAGAGACTATTGCCTCATAGGTTATTATGGGCCGCACAGTCATCACGTACATCCATCGCAATATTTTTGGTTGACATCTCCAAGTCTTACCAGCGAAACTTCTGCACGCCTTCAATTCCTTAATTGCTTTGTTATGCTGTTGATGATACATAGTCACAATTACTAACCAACTAcaaacttgaattttatatcaTATAATTCATTTCTCccctttaattttttcagttgtaGATCACCTCAATCACGACCCTTGCCAAGCAGTTCACAAAACGCAGCCGGAACAAAGGGAAAAAACCGCCAAGGAAAGACAGTAAGACTAAACATCAATGCCAGAGAGAGGCGCAGAATGCACGATCTGAACGACGCCTTAGACGACCTCAGAGCTGTCATACCGTATGCTCATTCACCCTCTGTCAGAAAGCTCAGCAAAATAGCCACCCTTCTTTTAGCCAAGAACTACATCCTGATGCAAGCAAATGCTCTTGAGGAAATGAAGCGCCTCATAGCTTACCTCCAAGGTACTGCAGGAGGTGCGCCGATTGTAGTGCCACCTGGATTTGACCTCCAAGGTTTCCCGGCGGCGGCTAAGTTCCTTCAACAGCAGACCATGCAGGGAGAGAGTGGACCTCCAAGTGATAATACGAGGCCTTCTGGATCTGCCATGTAGTATTCTCGAAGGCTCTGAAGCTATATTATGTAGTCAAAAATTTGCCCTCCAAACATTATTAAAGCAAGTGCTAAAGATTGGAGTGTGATATTCTATTACAGTCTGTTCATATGGAATCGAGGGTTATTAATTTTATTCTGGTTTTCTATTGTGgtatcaatttttttacttcCACCCTAAACAACAGACATTTTGGCAGGTTCTAATAAATTCGAGGCTTTTTGATCAATAACTTAAAAGCTATCTAACTTTTAAGTTATGAGAAATTTTTCTAACATTCTTTAAGCTTCTGCAATCGTTAATATTTGCAAATCTgttattacatttattattttatgccTGTGATAACAATACCTACTGCTGCTAAAACCATTTTGATCATAGTTGGTTTATGCTACGTCTTGTAACAGGTTGAGTGTCTCCATATTGGTTTCGATTTAATGTTCATTCTTTCGTTGGTGTACCTTCTATAGTGTTCCCCATTCTTTGTCTTTCATGCATTTTCCATAATGCGTTCTTGAGTCCTTATAACATCGCCATCCtaattgcatattttatctACAATGTTATAGACTCCTACTCTCAGTACTAGGCCTTCCTGCTATTTCTCCATTTTGACCATAGATTGGTGTGTTTCGAATTGTACAACAAAAGTCGCAGAGAATGTTTCAAAATCAAGGATATTTAGTTCATaagtatttttttcatattctgtttGTTGCcatgaaatctgaaattttgaatCTGTGAACATAACTGATTTGGTATCTTCTGAATTCATGATTTGTCACGGGTGATCATAACTATATTCTTGATCACAGtgtatttccaaatatttcgaAAGAGAATcagaaaactgaaatatttcataaagaaTGGTTTTCTTGATGAATGCATTGGTAAATATTCAAAAGGTGAAATAGAGGTACatagaaaaatgttttaataaacaaaataatacaAATGAATAAACATCACAAAAAATACATTACCCCAACTTCCAAATATAATCGAGATTTTGCAACGAATATAGAATTGTTAAATCCAATAGTGTTCACTATTATTCAAGGTGGAAGTAGAATTATTATACCTAGAATTTTTCAGGATTTTAATATGGACTTGATATtgttaaaattgatttttctagTCACTAGTCGTTTAAATTATTCCAGCCAAAGTGAATAGGGTATTTGATGTAGTTTGCTTCGATTCAACTTGATATCTACAACTTCTACAAATATAGGCTGACATATTAAGAACTTGATATAgatattctggaaaaaaatattgaggacCCACTTGACTATATTGTAGAATAAATACGATTAGTTATTGCAGACTTTCCTCTGCTTTATTGAAGTATTGCAAAGTGGATGGATCTATGgtatttttttctacaatctTGGTTCAATTTTCTTATGAGTCAGGAGtcagtttttattattatatccaaAAATAAATGGTTCATTTTATTCTATGTCTGATTCCCTATTGTGATAATTGAAAGtaacattatattatatttttattattttataaggaATGTACTCACCAAAAAATTATGTACGTATTGTACTGAGAAATTATAATTAGAATTAGTTTTAGCAATGAACGACGTTGTAATTATGAAGCaatctgaaataattatttattcgaAGAAATGTTCGATTTAGAACTTCTAGTCAATTAGTAAATAGGttgtatattgaaaatatttgtaataaatgACGATATGAATAAAACATTATATCTACCGGTTTTCTTAATTGtgtaaatagaaaattgtgtttGCGATATGACTGTGCACAAAAAGACTTGAACCGATAAACAAAATATTAAGTAGCATCGGATTGATTTGAATCTTTTACTTGAGTCCTTCAATCTTTGTTGGATTGAAGATATAAGTAGGTAAGAATCGAATAGGCATGGTTCATTGAAATCcgtgattgaaaaatatcaaatcatGAAGATAAAATAACATTGCCACATTTAAAAGAGtgttccaataaaaggtttcattttgattaatattaaatgaatcaatgaatgtttatgTAATTGTAAAGATGAAGTTATGTTGATAACAATGGATAGAAGTCAAATGGTCGCAAAAGATGTGGTTTGAGCATTGCACATTTGGGGCTGTATATCCTCGATaacgtagttttcacttgtcaaatgttaaAAGGTTAGAGTTGTCCAGAAATTGAGCGGGCTATTTGAAATAACTTCTGAAAGAATAGGCGCCGAATTGTCTGAAGCCGCCCCTGGGTTCACTTTATTTAGTTTAAATAAGCGCTTTTCAATTTATTCCTTCAGTAAGTTCAATGTCTGTTGGACATGAAATTTTATATCGAGCTTTCTTTACACTTTTAGCTAAGAACacggaaaatttcaattcagtctgatttttgttttttaaatattacgttattattttttcgatattcttgttgaattttcattggttctgatgatgcgatcagcttaaaattattattttccatacACACTCAGCGTTAAGTTCGATAGCTCAGTGAAATTTAAGAGAAAAATGGACTGTATCTTCGAGCGTATGAAATTGAAGCGACAGCGAAATATTTaataatgttgcaaaataataatgtaaaaattgcgGTCAACAATGACTCGACAAATGGGTCATCAGATTGAAGAACAAATCGTCTCTAGTACAAAATCTCTGCTCTTCACAGGGCCTTTGGTGCGGGTTATCAGCTCCAACTGGTTTCAGAAGcggtgtaaaaaaaaaacactaacaaAAAGCGTAAGAGAAAAGACAAAAGCGATGAATAATGCGGGTTTTTCAAAAgcgtaaaaattcaagaaaatgaagCGGAAAGTCAAAGAATAATAAACAAAGTGAAGCACAATTTTAGCGGACTAGATGCGAATCAATCATCAAACCTACTATATTGAATCTAACGGCTGTTTTttgtcgaggtatataactttatgttggcattactgttcaagatggcgaccgatttaacagctgttaagtgattcattctcagtttggtttggcaattcatcatgaatagactcacgcctgaacaaagcttgcaaatagtgcaattttatttcgaaaataatggttctgtgcggaatacgtatcgcgcactacgtccattttatgttGTTTAGcgttgaagcgcacttctggttaaatggctaagtcaacaaacaaaactgccgcatttggagtgaagctaatcctcaagtgtatgacgaaacactgttacatccagaaaaactgactgtttggtgcgctttatgagctggtggaatcattggttcgtacttcttaaaaaacgatgatggcctgaacgttacagtcaatggagatcggtatagagccatgactactaactttttcattcccgaattgaacaatcatgatgtccaggagctgtggttccaacaagacggcgcaacatgtcacacagctcgtgtcacaatcgatttattgaaagacacgtttggtgaccgcctaatttcacgttttggacctttgaattggcctccaagatcttgtgatttaacaccgctagactactttctgtgggactatgtaaagtcattggtctatgcggataagcatggaagacaacatttgccgtgttgttccgtgttggaaaaagtcatcgaaaattggacgtccagattggactacatccgagccagccgtggtggtcatatgccagaaatcatatttaaaatgtaatgccacaagattatcttgcggatgaataaaattcatgtgaatcgaataatccaGCGTTGttcaattgcaatttaaagttcttcagctctaaaaaaacacccttcatattgCGTTATGGACCGAGCCATCAGTGTTGACTGTTGACATTGTTTACGCGCAAGCTCATGATACTTCGCGATCGCACGAATTCCATAATTCTCTCTTACACAAACACTTAGAATTCTGAGCTCGATCCAATCTCTTGTCAGTGAAATAACGAGTATTTTTTATGAAGtaagaaattgtttttct includes:
- the LOC123677551 gene encoding class E basic helix-loop-helix protein 22; protein product: MKSLDYESSSEGDDTTSLPISRTVVEPAHWLKTNAQGWGWQSGAGVGGPSSSGNTMDPSTYPNFHPNGEDSQIPGRRTPLGAVGLGGFYFQGYPSNLQGNSGPSDENNPESGPSQNMGCRSPQSRPLPSSSQNAAGTKGKNRQGKTVRLNINARERRRMHDLNDALDDLRAVIPYAHSPSVRKLSKIATLLLAKNYILMQANALEEMKRLIAYLQGTAGGAPIVVPPGFDLQGFPAAAKFLQQQTMQGESGPPSDNTRPSGSAM